Proteins encoded together in one Clostridium felsineum DSM 794 window:
- a CDS encoding beta-galactosidase, whose translation MRKDTKKIVAYALSLGLSTSVVAVPSPAHAADTKLPTALSNNGSFRLPAQQGITGTHNVSFDHYSLMIDGKRTFLYSGEFDYWRLPSQSGWMDVLQKMKAAGFNAVTIYFNWDFHSPAKGKYDFTGIRDVDKLLTMAQKVGLYVVARPGPYINAETDGGGYPGWLTTQAGRARTAAPDYTEAYREWMSNIDPIIAKHQITKGGNVILYQVENEYSAKDAVYMQQIQDKAHADGINVPTFHNDKSGPKGNWASGAGAPDMYAFDSYPGLAGLPSYYGNPRQFAPKSPVFLAELGGGWFDPWGGKSYSTLSNTYNASYENVLYNHVVSEGATMMSIYMTYGGTNWGYLPFPGVYSSYDYTSAISESRQLGEKYNEEKLLATMYRTLSPLTKTETLAPAAAPSNQNLLLNAMQNPDTGTQFYVLRHSKGNSSEDDTTTMKIQSADGTYTLPQEPGTSIDINGQESKFMVANYQFGSQHLVYSTSNLYTHLTQGNRDTAVFYGGAGTDGETTLRYKTEPKVTVLSGDVKSKYDPATGDLRLNYKHDENISRVLIKDGNKELMLILTSNKTAETFWLQDTKEGKVLVKGPYLLRSASVRNKSLLELQGDVDKETTVEVLSPVNRISWNGEEVKAEKTPYGTYTFSLGSPQEVTVPQLTNWKYSNENEETQQNFDDSSFVNADKTTTNNPTKPLTKTVLYEDDYGFHHGMVWMRGHFKASGKETGITLDGEGGANGAYGVWLNGSYLGSSLSGAKTFNFPEGSLKKDEDNVIAVLVQNMGHDEDGGCKDSQKNPRGLVNAALVGDSTELTWKMQGNKGGENLIDPVRGVMNAGGLYGENNGFALPNYPDNTWKTISASGNKDALNAGVYWYRTSFKINFPKMSDVPMGLSINDDKTKNYRAYIYINGWLVGQYINNLGPQTVFSLPSGVLDPDGKNTVAIAVWSLDGSSIDTSKITLQKLGNYAGGVPVKMNKSPNYHDIFNR comes from the coding sequence ATGAGAAAGGATACTAAAAAGATAGTTGCCTATGCTTTGAGCCTTGGTCTTTCTACATCTGTGGTAGCAGTACCTTCTCCAGCACATGCTGCGGATACAAAGCTGCCAACAGCCTTAAGTAATAATGGTTCATTTAGATTACCAGCTCAGCAAGGAATAACCGGAACACATAACGTTTCTTTTGACCACTATTCGCTTATGATTGATGGTAAAAGAACCTTTCTTTATTCTGGTGAATTCGATTATTGGAGACTTCCTAGTCAATCAGGTTGGATGGATGTACTTCAAAAAATGAAGGCAGCAGGTTTTAATGCTGTTACCATCTATTTTAACTGGGATTTTCATTCACCAGCCAAAGGAAAGTATGATTTTACTGGAATTCGTGATGTTGATAAGCTTCTTACAATGGCACAAAAGGTTGGGTTATATGTGGTGGCAAGACCAGGTCCATATATAAATGCGGAAACTGATGGTGGAGGATATCCAGGTTGGTTAACTACTCAGGCGGGACGTGCACGTACAGCAGCACCAGACTATACTGAAGCTTATAGAGAATGGATGAGTAATATAGATCCAATTATTGCAAAGCATCAGATTACAAAGGGTGGAAATGTAATATTATATCAAGTAGAAAATGAATACAGTGCTAAGGATGCAGTGTATATGCAGCAAATTCAAGATAAAGCACATGCTGATGGAATAAATGTTCCAACCTTCCACAATGACAAAAGTGGTCCTAAGGGAAATTGGGCAAGTGGAGCTGGAGCTCCTGATATGTATGCCTTCGACAGTTATCCAGGCTTAGCAGGGCTTCCAAGTTATTATGGAAATCCACGTCAATTTGCACCAAAGAGTCCAGTATTTTTGGCGGAATTAGGTGGTGGCTGGTTTGATCCTTGGGGAGGAAAGAGCTATAGTACACTTTCAAATACGTATAATGCAAGCTATGAAAACGTTTTATACAATCATGTAGTATCTGAAGGTGCCACTATGATGAGTATATATATGACTTACGGAGGAACAAACTGGGGTTATTTACCTTTCCCGGGTGTATATTCTTCTTATGATTACACCTCCGCAATAAGTGAAAGCCGTCAGCTTGGAGAAAAATACAACGAAGAAAAATTATTGGCAACTATGTATAGAACCTTGTCGCCACTTACAAAAACAGAAACTTTAGCACCAGCTGCGGCACCAAGTAATCAAAATTTACTACTTAATGCAATGCAAAATCCAGACACGGGAACTCAATTTTATGTGCTTCGTCACAGTAAGGGAAATTCTAGTGAGGACGACACTACAACTATGAAAATTCAAAGTGCAGATGGAACTTATACCCTTCCTCAAGAACCTGGTACGTCTATTGATATTAATGGACAAGAATCAAAATTTATGGTAGCTAATTACCAGTTTGGGTCCCAGCACTTAGTGTATTCAACTTCAAATTTGTATACACATTTAACACAGGGAAACCGTGATACTGCAGTATTCTATGGAGGTGCAGGAACTGATGGTGAAACCACTCTCCGTTATAAAACCGAACCAAAGGTTACTGTTTTGTCAGGAGATGTAAAGTCAAAATATGATCCGGCAACTGGTGATTTACGCTTGAATTACAAACATGATGAAAATATTTCACGTGTTTTAATAAAGGATGGCAATAAAGAATTAATGCTTATTTTAACAAGTAATAAAACTGCTGAAACTTTCTGGCTTCAAGACACTAAAGAAGGTAAGGTTTTAGTAAAAGGACCTTATTTATTGAGATCTGCTTCAGTACGTAATAAGAGCCTTTTAGAGCTTCAAGGAGATGTGGATAAAGAAACCACTGTTGAGGTTCTAAGTCCAGTAAATAGAATTAGCTGGAATGGCGAAGAAGTTAAGGCAGAAAAAACACCATATGGAACTTATACCTTTTCTCTTGGAAGTCCACAGGAGGTTACAGTTCCACAGCTTACAAATTGGAAATACTCTAATGAAAATGAAGAAACTCAGCAAAATTTTGATGATTCTTCCTTTGTAAATGCAGATAAGACAACTACTAATAATCCTACAAAGCCTTTGACAAAAACGGTTTTATATGAGGATGATTATGGTTTCCATCATGGAATGGTTTGGATGCGTGGACACTTTAAAGCAAGTGGAAAGGAGACAGGAATTACACTTGACGGTGAAGGTGGAGCAAATGGTGCTTACGGCGTATGGCTCAATGGCTCTTATTTAGGTTCTTCCTTAAGTGGAGCTAAAACTTTTAATTTTCCTGAAGGTAGTTTAAAGAAGGATGAAGATAATGTTATAGCTGTACTAGTCCAAAACATGGGACATGATGAAGATGGCGGCTGTAAGGATTCACAGAAAAATCCTCGTGGACTTGTTAATGCAGCTTTAGTAGGAGATTCTACAGAATTAACTTGGAAAATGCAAGGTAATAAAGGTGGAGAAAATTTAATTGATCCTGTTAGAGGTGTAATGAACGCAGGAGGCTTATACGGTGAAAATAATGGTTTTGCTCTTCCAAACTATCCAGATAATACTTGGAAAACTATAAGTGCTTCAGGAAATAAGGATGCACTTAATGCAGGTGTTTATTGGTACAGAACCTCATTTAAAATAAATTTCCCTAAAATGAGTGATGTTCCAATGGGACTTTCTATTAATGATGATAAAACTAAGAATTATCGTGCATATATTTATATTAATGGATGGCTTGTAGGTCAATACATCAATAATTTAGGACCTCAAACTGTATTCTCACTTCCAAGCGGAGTGTTAGATCCAGACGGCAAAAATACAGTTGCCATTGCAGTTTGGTCACTTGATGGTTCATCAATAGATACTAGCAAAATAACCTTACAAAAACTAGGTAACTATGCAGGTGGAGTACCAGTTAAAATGAATAAAAGTCCAAATTATCACGATATTTTTAATAGGTAG
- the rfbD gene encoding dTDP-4-dehydrorhamnose reductase codes for MKILITGAKGQVGSQLIESLHNEKTELGQIPEELKKAEVIGKSSKEMDISDISSVRKIVKEVKPDIIINAAAYTNVDAAETNEKRALEVNAFGAKNLAIACEEIKAKLVHISSDYVFSGEGNTPFKETDEAEPKSVYGKSKKMGDDFVKQYCSRYFIVRPAWVYGYYGKNFVYTIIRLSKEKEIVKVVNDQRGNPTNVHDIVHHIFKLMVTEKYGDYNCSGHGQCSWHDFARKIVEFSKTNCKIEPCSSEEYLSPVKRPTYSSLDNGNLDAAVGDEMRHWEAALKVFIENI; via the coding sequence ATGAAAATTTTAATTACAGGGGCAAAAGGACAAGTTGGCTCTCAGCTTATAGAAAGCTTACATAATGAAAAAACAGAATTAGGACAAATACCAGAAGAATTAAAAAAAGCTGAAGTTATAGGCAAAAGCTCTAAGGAAATGGATATTTCTGATATATCTAGTGTAAGAAAGATAGTTAAAGAGGTTAAACCGGACATTATCATAAATGCAGCAGCCTACACTAATGTGGATGCAGCTGAAACTAATGAGAAAAGAGCGCTTGAAGTGAATGCCTTTGGAGCCAAAAATCTAGCTATAGCTTGTGAAGAAATAAAGGCAAAACTAGTACATATATCCTCTGATTATGTTTTTAGTGGAGAAGGAAATACTCCATTTAAGGAAACAGACGAAGCAGAACCTAAAAGTGTTTATGGTAAGAGCAAAAAAATGGGAGATGATTTTGTAAAGCAGTATTGTTCAAGGTACTTCATAGTGAGACCTGCGTGGGTTTATGGATATTATGGAAAAAACTTTGTATACACTATAATAAGACTTTCAAAGGAAAAGGAAATCGTAAAGGTAGTAAATGATCAAAGAGGAAATCCAACAAATGTTCATGATATAGTACATCATATTTTTAAATTAATGGTTACAGAGAAATATGGAGATTATAATTGTTCAGGACATGGACAATGCTCCTGGCATGATTTTGCAAGAAAAATAGTTGAATTTAGTAAGACAAACTGTAAAATAGAGCCATGCTCCTCAGAAGAATATTTAAGTCCGGTAAAAAGACCAACCTACTCTTCTTTAGATAATGGAAATCTAGACGCGGCAGTTGGAGATGAAATGAGGCACTGGGAAGCTGCACTGAAGGTTTTTATAGAGAATATATAA
- a CDS encoding cellulase family glycosylhydrolase: MKKAKKIVAFFTSCALVFSACVVSSNSAEARTNTKPTDSSKKEAAKTPSQQYADSMQPGWNLGNSFDSVGNTGETSWGNPPVTEALLEKVKGEGFKSIRIPLTVYGRVGTAPNYTIDSTYLNRYAQVVKMALALKLKVMINIHHDSWEWAEYINADDDNGEAMAEYKAIWTQLSSYFKDYSSDLCFESLNEPTFKNHSGDVATDVQLKRLDAVNTEFHSIVRNSGGNNTARMLVMPTLNTNNSDDRCASLYNTIADFKDPNIVATLHYYGYWPFSVNIAGSTTMDSNTVSDINASFDRMYNNFTAKGVGVVVGEYGLLSFNGSAKSDVVEHGELLKYIEYLTYYAKSKGIAMMLWDNGGMINRQTYQWNDAEFSNVVKASFKTRSSYAASDEIFVKKEASNKDIPVSLTLNGNTLASIYNGNVKLKLGTDYTYSNGVVTLKGAYISRLINGNYGTKATLTFKFSAGADFNVDINYENTPLLSKGKGTTAGFNIPIQFNGSKLLTLEALNADGTATGPANWTTYKQFGDSFTVDYTTNSLTMTNTFFNACNDGTITLKLHFESGEVLQCNITKSGTTVTAN; encoded by the coding sequence ATGAAAAAAGCTAAAAAAATAGTAGCGTTTTTTACCTCCTGTGCTTTGGTGTTTTCTGCTTGTGTTGTTAGTAGTAATAGTGCAGAAGCAAGAACAAATACTAAACCTACAGATTCAAGTAAAAAAGAAGCTGCTAAAACACCATCACAACAGTATGCAGATTCTATGCAGCCTGGTTGGAATCTTGGTAACAGTTTTGATTCCGTAGGAAATACAGGGGAAACTTCATGGGGAAACCCTCCAGTAACTGAAGCGTTATTAGAAAAGGTTAAGGGGGAAGGCTTTAAAAGTATTCGTATCCCGCTTACAGTCTATGGACGAGTTGGAACTGCACCTAATTATACAATAGATTCTACGTACTTAAATCGTTATGCTCAGGTAGTAAAAATGGCATTAGCTTTAAAGCTTAAGGTAATGATAAATATACATCATGACTCTTGGGAATGGGCAGAGTATATTAATGCTGATGATGACAATGGTGAAGCTATGGCAGAGTACAAGGCTATTTGGACACAACTTTCTAGCTATTTTAAGGATTATTCTTCTGACTTATGTTTTGAATCCTTAAATGAGCCAACCTTTAAAAATCACAGCGGCGATGTAGCTACTGATGTTCAGCTAAAAAGGCTTGATGCTGTAAATACTGAGTTTCATAGTATTGTAAGAAACTCAGGTGGAAACAATACTGCACGTATGCTTGTTATGCCTACATTAAACACTAATAACAGCGATGATAGATGTGCTTCTCTTTATAATACAATAGCTGACTTTAAAGATCCTAATATTGTAGCTACACTTCATTATTATGGATATTGGCCTTTTAGTGTAAACATTGCAGGCTCAACAACAATGGATAGTAATACTGTTTCAGATATTAATGCCTCTTTTGATAGAATGTATAACAATTTTACAGCTAAAGGTGTAGGAGTTGTTGTTGGAGAATATGGCTTGCTTTCCTTCAATGGTTCTGCTAAAAGTGATGTTGTAGAACATGGAGAACTTTTAAAATATATTGAATACCTTACTTACTATGCTAAATCAAAGGGAATTGCAATGATGCTTTGGGATAATGGTGGTATGATAAATAGACAAACTTATCAATGGAATGATGCTGAATTCAGTAATGTAGTAAAAGCGTCCTTTAAAACACGTAGTTCATATGCAGCATCAGATGAGATATTTGTGAAAAAAGAAGCTTCAAATAAGGATATCCCTGTTAGTTTAACTTTAAACGGAAATACTTTAGCTTCAATATATAATGGAAATGTAAAATTGAAATTAGGAACAGATTACACTTATTCAAATGGAGTAGTAACTTTAAAAGGTGCTTATATAAGTAGACTTATAAATGGTAACTATGGAACTAAGGCTACTTTAACCTTTAAATTTTCAGCAGGAGCTGATTTTAATGTAGATATTAATTACGAGAATACACCGTTGCTTAGTAAAGGCAAAGGAACTACTGCGGGTTTTAACATTCCAATTCAGTTTAACGGTTCAAAGCTGTTAACCTTAGAAGCATTAAATGCTGATGGCACTGCCACTGGACCTGCTAATTGGACTACTTATAAGCAATTTGGAGATTCTTTTACGGTTGATTACACCACTAACAGTTTAACTATGACAAATACTTTCTTTAACGCTTGTAATGATGGAACAATAACTCTAAAATTACATTTCGAAAGTGGAGAAGTGCTTCAATGTAACATAACTAAAAGTGGTACTACAGTAACTGCAAATTAA
- a CDS encoding citrate lyase holo-[acyl-carrier protein] synthase → MNRDLLIVGKKILVAKEKRYLKRLNFSENSNCIIELSLNVPGIPKVGPMWKLVFRLCVKAIEENIPSQLLFSDVNIAGYYAVFNSYISLTETKIRSCLIEEEAEWGRLVDIDCFKDNKKISRKDIGLKERKCMICSNPNSVCIGKHLHSVEELRKKAEVICKNLKWR, encoded by the coding sequence ATGAATCGAGATTTATTAATAGTAGGAAAAAAAATTTTAGTAGCTAAAGAAAAACGTTATTTAAAAAGGTTAAATTTCAGTGAAAATTCTAATTGCATTATTGAACTATCTTTAAATGTACCTGGAATACCAAAGGTTGGACCTATGTGGAAATTGGTTTTTAGGTTATGTGTTAAGGCTATAGAGGAAAATATTCCTTCACAGCTACTATTCTCCGATGTTAATATTGCTGGGTATTACGCTGTATTTAATTCTTATATATCATTAACTGAAACTAAAATAAGAAGTTGCCTAATAGAAGAAGAAGCTGAATGGGGAAGATTAGTTGATATAGATTGTTTTAAGGATAATAAAAAAATATCAAGAAAAGATATAGGGTTAAAAGAAAGGAAATGTATGATATGTAGTAATCCTAATTCGGTGTGTATAGGAAAGCATTTACACAGTGTTGAAGAGTTAAGAAAAAAAGCTGAAGTAATATGTAAAAATCTAAAATGGAGGTAA
- a CDS encoding sialidase family protein, producing MRKKTLAILIMSFAVAFSTFSINTKAQDAPFSVKPGLFDQTKPDNLGLNTAKGAETVTVFHPSASTNKYSNCVVMTAFKGYLYCQWQSSEKDEDAPDTSVVYSRSKDGINWSSPIKLASPTSNSYCTTGGFLVHKNKLIAYVNVWPSNVSPKGGFSYYASSTDGINWSKLKPVKMADGSHMQGILEQDPHVLKNGRIINAAHFKPGLIAAPIYTDDASGIRGWTRAKFTNLPYTGASSRELEPSLFVRKDGAVVMVFRDQAGTYRRLASVSLDNGKTWSTPVVTDMPDSRAKQSAGNLPDGTAYMVGNPVNSKIRIPLAITLSKDGKNFNKAYVLRQGGTDLQPQQYTGKYKTLGYSYPKSMVYNGYLYVSYSTNKEDVQFTRIPLSSLSLNGHK from the coding sequence ATGCGTAAAAAAACTTTAGCAATACTTATTATGAGCTTTGCTGTTGCTTTCAGCACTTTTTCTATAAATACAAAGGCTCAAGATGCACCTTTTTCAGTTAAACCAGGTCTATTTGACCAAACAAAACCAGATAATTTAGGCTTAAATACAGCTAAAGGAGCAGAAACTGTAACTGTTTTTCATCCTTCAGCTTCTACTAATAAATACAGCAATTGTGTAGTTATGACAGCTTTCAAAGGTTACCTTTATTGCCAGTGGCAAAGCTCAGAGAAGGATGAAGATGCACCTGATACCTCTGTAGTCTACAGCCGTAGTAAGGATGGTATTAATTGGTCTTCCCCTATAAAATTAGCCTCACCTACTAGTAACAGCTACTGCACCACAGGAGGCTTTTTAGTACACAAGAATAAATTAATAGCTTATGTGAATGTTTGGCCTTCTAATGTTTCTCCAAAAGGCGGCTTTAGCTACTACGCTTCTAGTACAGATGGCATAAACTGGTCAAAATTAAAACCAGTTAAAATGGCTGATGGAAGTCATATGCAGGGTATTTTAGAGCAAGATCCTCATGTGCTAAAAAATGGTCGTATAATAAACGCTGCTCATTTTAAGCCAGGCTTAATAGCAGCACCTATATACACTGATGATGCTTCTGGAATCAGAGGTTGGACTCGAGCTAAGTTTACAAATTTGCCTTACACCGGTGCTTCTTCAAGAGAGCTAGAACCAAGCCTATTTGTAAGAAAAGATGGAGCTGTGGTTATGGTTTTTCGTGATCAAGCTGGAACTTACCGCCGTTTAGCTTCTGTTAGCCTAGATAACGGTAAAACCTGGTCCACACCAGTAGTAACAGACATGCCTGATTCACGTGCAAAACAAAGTGCAGGAAATCTTCCTGATGGCACAGCTTACATGGTTGGAAATCCAGTAAATAGCAAAATTCGTATACCTTTAGCTATAACCTTAAGCAAGGATGGCAAAAATTTTAATAAGGCTTATGTTTTAAGACAAGGGGGCACTGATTTACAGCCTCAACAGTATACAGGCAAATATAAGACTTTAGGCTACAGCTATCCTAAATCTATGGTTTACAATGGATATTTATATGTATCATATTCTACTAATAAAGAAGATGTGCAGTTTACTAGAATACCTCTTTCTAGCTTGTCTTTGAATGGTCATAAATAA
- a CDS encoding triphosphoribosyl-dephospho-CoA synthase produces MENLREADYQLSYDNFIKNSYDLSLKKFINKICFHSIVLEPCVWPNFGLVSHKDSGAHKDMDYNLLIESAKSITPYFYSCFKVGCSTSVSNIEKLFAIKKIGIDAEIDMLNTTKNVNTHKGVIFLLSIVCTSLGISLTNFKVKCTDINIIDLWDFILQEAYNLSKDYVSNEISKIHGYGLSQTYGQWAQSRYKVLGVRGIVTSNFQIVRCGLKIYLDLFNKIKNKELVLGQLRLYFLAYAEDTNIIKRAGIFNAYKLKDLAHKAYAAGGVFTKKGMLLVNMIEDLMNKNKWSAAASGDLIILILFMVSIYESRFINSRKKNFSS; encoded by the coding sequence ATGGAAAATTTAAGAGAAGCAGATTATCAATTAAGCTATGACAATTTTATTAAGAATAGCTATGACTTATCGTTAAAGAAATTCATAAATAAAATTTGTTTTCATTCCATAGTTTTAGAACCTTGTGTATGGCCTAATTTTGGTCTTGTGAGTCATAAAGATTCTGGTGCACACAAAGATATGGATTATAATTTATTAATAGAAAGTGCTAAAAGTATTACTCCATATTTTTATTCTTGTTTTAAAGTAGGCTGTAGTACATCAGTTAGTAATATAGAGAAACTATTTGCTATAAAAAAAATAGGTATAGATGCTGAAATTGATATGTTAAACACAACTAAAAATGTTAATACACATAAAGGTGTAATATTTTTGTTGAGTATAGTTTGCACATCTTTAGGAATATCGCTTACAAATTTTAAAGTAAAGTGTACTGATATAAATATAATTGATTTATGGGATTTTATACTTCAAGAAGCCTACAACTTATCCAAGGATTATGTGTCCAATGAAATAAGTAAGATTCATGGATATGGATTAAGTCAAACTTATGGGCAATGGGCTCAAAGCAGATATAAAGTATTAGGTGTAAGGGGTATTGTTACATCAAATTTTCAAATTGTACGTTGTGGCTTAAAGATCTATTTAGACTTGTTTAATAAAATAAAAAATAAGGAATTAGTTTTAGGACAATTAAGGCTGTATTTTCTAGCATATGCTGAAGATACAAATATAATAAAGCGAGCAGGTATATTTAATGCCTATAAATTAAAAGACTTAGCACATAAAGCATATGCTGCGGGCGGTGTATTTACTAAAAAAGGTATGCTGCTTGTTAATATGATTGAGGATTTAATGAATAAAAATAAATGGAGTGCGGCTGCATCGGGTGATTTAATAATATTGATATTGTTTATGGTGAGTATATATGAATCGAGATTTATTAATAGTAGGAAAAAAAATTTTAGTAGCTAA
- a CDS encoding DUF1593 domain-containing protein: MRRSKSLLAIPLVLALSSSILSGCTSSQEAGNKSTTTVKKTSTNSEKPRTVITTDGEVDDMNSFKRLLLYSNEMDIAGIVLSSSTYHYAGDEKSGVKPYRWTGTQWVQDDLNAYEKVYPNLNVQAKGFPTADYLRSIYKVGNIKNVGDMSEDTDGSNLLKKLFLDDDKRTLYVQTWGGTNTTARALKSIEDQYGKTKQWPEIQKKINDKVVIYIILNQDSTYSNYIAKKWPKIKILNDQSNFWRFAYAWKFNPSQVNGTFSGDWMNSNIKSGHGPLFDRYALMGDGNHINGELEDEQRGSDAYLEKNPQYKKNEFISEGDSPSFLYLVNNGLRSYDNPEYGGWGGRFTETNNTLWQNNALDYDPYTKQYEAEYSLMRWFDDAQKDFASRVAWCTAATYKDANHAPTLTIKEGNNIEAAAGDKVTLHAIGKDPDGDKLTYSWLHYAEADSYSESKVKKNKVEQNKNQGLIFSIYRKLAKNETVDNLKLTGSSTSTMSFTVPKDAKKGDTIEIIAQVQDNGKFTLKHYQRVIITVK, encoded by the coding sequence ATGAGAAGATCAAAGAGTTTATTAGCTATTCCATTAGTTTTAGCACTTTCTAGTAGTATACTTTCAGGCTGTACTTCTTCACAAGAAGCTGGGAATAAAAGTACTACCACCGTTAAGAAAACGTCTACAAACAGTGAAAAACCCCGTACCGTTATTACAACAGATGGAGAAGTTGATGATATGAATTCCTTTAAACGTCTTTTGTTATATTCAAATGAAATGGATATAGCGGGTATTGTTTTAAGTAGTTCAACCTATCATTATGCAGGTGACGAAAAATCAGGTGTAAAACCTTATAGATGGACAGGAACTCAGTGGGTTCAAGATGATCTAAATGCATACGAAAAGGTCTATCCTAATTTAAATGTACAAGCTAAAGGCTTCCCTACTGCAGATTATTTAAGAAGTATATATAAAGTTGGAAATATAAAAAATGTTGGAGACATGAGCGAGGATACAGATGGTTCAAACTTATTGAAAAAGTTGTTCTTAGATGATGATAAAAGAACCTTGTACGTTCAAACCTGGGGAGGTACAAATACCACTGCTCGAGCTTTAAAGTCTATTGAAGACCAGTATGGTAAGACAAAACAGTGGCCTGAGATTCAAAAGAAGATTAATGATAAGGTTGTAATATACATAATTTTGAATCAAGATTCTACTTATTCTAATTACATAGCAAAAAAGTGGCCTAAAATTAAAATTTTAAATGATCAAAGTAATTTTTGGCGTTTTGCCTATGCTTGGAAGTTCAATCCATCACAAGTTAATGGCACCTTTAGTGGAGATTGGATGAATTCAAATATAAAATCAGGACATGGACCATTGTTTGATAGATATGCCTTGATGGGAGATGGAAACCATATTAATGGAGAATTAGAAGATGAGCAAAGAGGAAGTGATGCTTATCTTGAAAAAAATCCACAATATAAGAAAAATGAGTTCATATCTGAAGGTGATTCACCATCCTTCTTGTATTTAGTTAATAATGGTTTAAGAAGCTACGATAATCCTGAATACGGCGGCTGGGGTGGTAGATTTACTGAAACCAATAATACACTGTGGCAAAATAATGCATTAGATTATGATCCATATACTAAACAATATGAAGCTGAATATTCTTTAATGAGATGGTTTGATGATGCACAAAAGGACTTTGCGTCTAGAGTAGCTTGGTGTACCGCCGCCACTTATAAAGATGCAAACCATGCACCAACTTTAACAATTAAAGAAGGAAATAATATAGAAGCAGCTGCAGGAGATAAAGTAACTCTTCATGCTATTGGAAAGGATCCAGATGGAGACAAACTTACCTACAGTTGGTTACACTACGCTGAAGCCGATAGTTACAGTGAATCAAAGGTTAAAAAGAATAAGGTGGAACAAAATAAAAATCAAGGGCTTATATTTAGTATTTATCGTAAGCTTGCAAAGAATGAAACTGTAGATAATTTGAAATTAACTGGAAGTAGTACTAGTACCATGTCTTTTACAGTACCAAAGGATGCTAAAAAAGGTGATACCATCGAAATTATAGCTCAGGTTCAAGATAATGGTAAATTTACGTTAAAGCATTATCAACGTGTTATTATAACAGTTAAATAA